The Amycolatopsis sp. DG1A-15b genome contains the following window.
TGCCGCCGGGATGGGGTTCGAGACCGCCATGGCCGTTGCCGCGCGGATCGGGGATCCCGGCGAAGTCCGCGCGTCCGGGGTGGGGCCGCTGCGGTTCGCCGCGGCCTGGGCCGGCGTGGACAGCCGGCGGTGGGAACCCGCCCTCGCCGCCGGTGCGCGGCACAGCCTCGGTGCCGTCCCCCGGCTGCGGGGGCGCACCCTCGTCGTGGTCGAACCGCGCAGCGACACCCGGATCGTCTTCGGGCTCGCCCTGGCACAGCGGTGCGAGGACGCCGACGTCGTCCTCCTCGGCGGCGGCCGGTTCCCGCTCGAGCCGGAAGAATCCCCGCTGCACGCCCTGATCCGCTGGCACTCCACGGACCTGCGCACCGCCGCACCCGCCGCCGGGCACGACCGGGTCGTCCTCGTCACCGAGCAGTACCTCGAGGAGGAGGAGCCGGTCATCCCCGCCGGGGTCCCGCTCTACGTCTGGGAGAGCAGGCGCTACAGCCGGCACGAACACGAGCCGGAGTTCGGGCCCGGCTCGCCGCGCGTGTTCTTCCGCGGGCTCGGCGACGCGTCCTTCCGGCTCATCCCCTGGTGGGAGGAATTCGTCGGCCGGCACCAGATCGGAAGCTGATTTCGTCGTCGGCGACGAACTAGGCTGGCGGCGTCGCGCCTAGCTTCGGGAGGTGCTCGTTTCCGTGAAACTGCGCCCGCACGCCGGCCTCGCCCGCGTCCTCGACGACCTGGGCGGCACGCTCCTGGACCTGGTGCTCGGGGACGGCGACCGCCCGGGCAGCATCGGCGGCGTCGCCATCCACGATCCGCTCGACGAGCCCGCGCTGCCGAAGAACGCCCTGGTGCTGGGCGTCGGCCTCGCCGACCCCGACGAGGTCGTGCGGCAGCTGCGGACGCTGGCCCGCCAAGACGCGGCCGGGCTCGTGCTGCGCGCCCCGGTCACGGTGACCGCGGCGATCACCGCCGCCGTCGGGGAGACCGGCGTCGCCCTGCTCAGCCTGGCGCGGGGCGCGTCCTGGACCCAGCTCGCCGCGATGCTGCGGTCGCTGCTGGCCGAGGGCGACGTCGGCGACGCCCAGCCGGAGACGCTGGCCGGGCTGCCGTCGGGTGACCTGTTCGCGGTGGCCAACGCGATCGCCGCGCTGATCGACGCGCCCGTCACCATCGAGGACCGGCGGTCCCGGGTGCTCGCGTTCTCCGGACGGCAGGACGAAGCCGATCCCTCGCGCGTCGAGACCATCCTGGGCCGGCAGGTCCCCGAGCGGTTCGCCCGGATGCTGGCCGAACGCGGGGTGTTCCGCGAGCTCTACCGCAGCGATCAGCCGGTCTACGTCGACCGGCCGGCGGAAAGCCCGGCCGGGTTCATGCTCCCGCGCGTCGCCGTCGCGGTCCGGGCGGGCGACGAGATCCTCGGCTCGATCTGGGCCGCGGTGAGCGAGCCGCTGACGCCCGACCGTGCGCAGGCGCTGCGTGACGCGGCCCGCCTGGTGGCCCTGCACCTGTTGCGCGTCCGGGCGGGCGCGGATGTCGAACGGCGGCTGCGCGCGGACCTGCTGAGCACCGCTCTCGAAGGCGGGCCCGCCGCGCGCGAGGCGCTGAGCCGGCTCGGCCTGGCCGACCAGCCGGTCGTCGTGCTGGCGCTCGCGGTGCTCGACACCGGGGCCGCCGGCGCCGAGCTGGCGGCCGGCCGCCAGCGCCTCAGCGACGGGCTGGCGATGCACCTGAGCGCGGTGCACCCGCGGTGCGCCGCGGCGCTGGTCGGCGACACGGCCTACGGGCTGGTGCCGGTGACCCGCGACACCGACGCCGAGCAACGCGCCCTGCGGATCGCCACGGACTTCCTGGACCGGGTCGGCGACCGCGTCCGCGCGGTGGTCGGCATCGGCCCGGTGGCGCGCAGCGCGGCCGAGCTGCCGGAAGCCCGCGGCAGCGCGGACCGGGCGGTGCGCGTGCTCCGGTCGGGCAGCGGCGCCGGCCGCCGGGTCGCGCTGCTGGCCGACGTGCACGTCGAGGCCCTGCTGCTGGAGCTGCAGGACCTGGTCGCCGCGCGTGGCGACCGCCCGACCGGCGCGGTCGCCCGCCTGCTCGACTACGACGCCCAGCACCAAGCCCACCTGGTGGAGACGCTGCGAGCCTGGCTGGACGCGTTCGGCGACGTCATCGCGGCGTCCGCGGCGGTTCACGTGCACCCGAACACCTTCCGCTACCGCCTGCGCCGCCTCGCCGAGGTCGGCGGCTTCGACCTGGCGGACCCGGAAGCGAGGTTCGCGGCCATGCTCCAGCTCCGCGTGGTGGCCCCACCGGCCCGTGATCGGAAGGCCGGCACGCGTGATCGGAAGGCCGACACGCGTGATTGAAGGGTCGACACGGCGGAACCCGGGGCGGGCCCGCGGAAAATGCGTTGGCCGCCGGTGCGCCCGTCGCTACCCTTCCCCGGAACCCGTCCACCGCGTCGACCGAAGGGAGCCGGCCGTGCGTCACCGCATCGCTGTCGCTTCCCGTCCGCGGTCCGAGGTGATCCTGGTGTCTTCGCGTCCCCGGTGCCTGCCGCGCGGCTCGCACCGGACCCCGTGACGCGTTCCTGAAACCCGCCGCGGGGAATCGCGCCGTCCCGATCAGTTCGTCCACAAAGGACCGTGTCGTGCGCAACCGACCCCTGACCACCGTCCGCAACCTGGGCATCCTCGCCCACGTCGACGCGGGAAAGACCACCGTCACCGAACGGATCCTCCACCGCACCGGCGCCACCCACAAGACCGGCGAGGTCCACGACGGCACCACCGTCACCGACTTCGACCCGCAGGAACGCGACCGCGGCATCACCATCTTCGCCGCGGCCGTCAGCTGCACCTGGAACGGCCACCGGCTCACCCTCATCGACACCCCCGGCCACGTCGACTTCACCGCCGAGGTCGAGCGGTCGCTGCGGGTGCTCGACGGCGCCATCGCCGTGTTCGACGCCGTCGCCGGGGTCGAACCGCAGAGCGAAACCGTGTGGCGCCAGGCCGACCGGCACGGCGTGCCGCGGATCGCGTTCGTCAACAAGCTCGACCGCGCGGGCGCCGACCTCGACGCCGCCGTCGCTTCGATCCGGGCGCGGCTGCACCCGGCACCGCTGGTCGTGCAGCTGCCGATCGGGCGCGAGGACGGCTTCACCGGCGTCGTGGACCTGGTCCGCCTGCCGGTGGACGCCTCGGCCGAGGCGCGGCGACGCCGGCGTGTGCTGGAAGAGGCCGTCGCCGAGCTGCATCCGTTGGCGCTGGAGGAGTTCTGCGCTGCGGGGACCATCTCGGCCGAGACACTGGAGAAGGCGCTGCGGGAGCTGACCCTCAGCGGCGACGGGCTCGTCGTGCTGTGCGGGGCGGCCTACCGCGACCGCGGGATCGAGCCGCTGCTCGACGCCGTCGTCGCGTACCTGCCGTCGCCGGCGGACGTCCCGCCGGTGCGGCCCGACCGGCCCGCCGACCCGGCGGCGCCGGTGGCCGCACTGGTGTTCAAGGTCGTCTCGGCGGCGACGGGACGGCTGACGTACCTGCGGGTGTATTCGGGAACGCTGCGGAAGGGAGACCAGGTGACGGACGCGGGACGCACCGAGCGCATCGCGCGCGTCCTGCGCGTGCAGGCCGACCGCCATTCCGAAGTGGACAGTGCGGCGGCCGGCGACATCGTGGCGGTCGCCGGGCCGAAGGCGGCGCGCGTCGGCGCCACCCTCTGCGCGCCCGGCGACCCGGTGCTGCTGGAGCCGCCGGTGACGGCGGACCCGGTGGTCTCGGTGGCGGTCGAACCCCGGCGGGCCGGCGACGGCGAGCGGCTGACGGCGGCCCTGTCGCGGCTGGCCGAGGAGGACCCGTCGCTGGTCGTGCGGGTCGATCCGGAGACCGGGCAGACGGTGCTGTCCGGGCTGGGTGAGCTGCACCTGGAGGTGGCGGTGGAGAAGCTGCGCCGCGACCGCGGCCTGGAGGTCGCGGTGGGCCGTCCTTCGGTGGCGCACCGCGAGACGGTGGTCAGCGGCGTGACGGGGCTGGTGTACCGCCACGTCAAGCAGGACGGCGGGGCGGGCCAGTTCGCCCACGTGGTGCTGGATGTCTCGCCGGCGCCGGAGGGCTTCGAGTTCGCTTCGGCGGTCGTCGGCGGCCGGGTGCCGCGCGAGTACGTCCGCGCGGTCGAGGCCGGCTGCCGGGACGCGCTGGCCGAGGGGCCGCTGGGCGGGCACCCGGTGACGGGCCTGCGCGTGACGCTGACCGACGGGGCGACGCACCCCAAGGACTCGTCGGACCTGGCGTTCCGCACGGCGGGCCGGCTCGGGCTGCGTGAGGCGCTGCGCTCGTCGGTGCTGCGCCTGCTCGAGCCGGTGGCCGAGGTGGTGGTCACGGTCCCGCCCGACGCGGTCGGCGGCGTGCTCGGCGACCTCGCCGCCCGCCGCGGCCGGGTGGCCGGCTCGGCGGTCCGGCCGGGTTCGGCGGTGGTGACGGCCACGGTGCCGGTGGCGGAGCTGTTCGGCTACGCGAACCGGCTGCGGAGCCGCACGCAGGGCCGCGGCACGTTCACCGCCCGTCCGGCGGGGTTCGCGCCGGTGCCGTGAGCTCGAGGGTGGCGAGCCGGGGTTTCCCCGGCTCGCCACCCACCCCGCGTGTCGACCCGGCAATCACGCGTGTCGACGCCCCGATCACACGTGCCGGCCGTTCCGTCACGGAGGGACCGGCACGGATCCGCGCTCAGCCGCGCGGCAGCGATTCCACCCCGGCCAGCAGCCGGTCCACGTCGTCGTCGGTCGTGTACGGGGCGATCCCCGCCCGGACCGCCCCCGTGTCGCCCAGCCCCAACCGCCGGGAGCACTCGATCGCGTAGAAACTCCCCGCCGGTGCGTTCACCCCCTGCGCCCCGAGGTGCTCGTACACCGCCTGCGAAGCGATCCCCTCCACCGAGAACAGCACCGTCGGAGTCCGGTGCCGCCCCGGCGCGCCGTACCGCGTGACGCCCGGCAGCGCGGCCAGGCCGGCGTCGAGCCGAGCCAGCAGCGCGTCCTCGTGCGACTCCAGCCCCGCCATCGACGCCACCAACCGCGACCGGCGCGGGCCCGTTCCCGGCACCAGCCCCGCGAGAAAATCGATCGCCGCGGTCGTGCCCGCCAGCAGCTCGTACGGCAGCGTGCCCAGCTCGAACCGCTCCGGGACCGCGTTGGCCGACGGCAGCAGCTTGTCCGGGTGCAGCGTTTCGAGCAGGGCCGGCGCCGCCGCGACCACGCCGAGGTGCGGCCCGAGGAACTTGTACGGCGAGCACGCGTAGAAATCGGCCCCGAGAGCCGTGACGTCGACCGCCGCGTGCGGGGTCAGGTGGACGCCGTCGACGTAGAGCAGCGCGCCCGCGTCGTGCACCTCCGCGGCGATCGCCGGGATGTCCGGGCGGGTGCCGAGCAGGTTCGACGCCGCCGTCACCGCGACCAGCCGCGTCCGCTCCGACAGCAGGCC
Protein-coding sequences here:
- a CDS encoding helix-turn-helix domain-containing protein, which translates into the protein MLVSVKLRPHAGLARVLDDLGGTLLDLVLGDGDRPGSIGGVAIHDPLDEPALPKNALVLGVGLADPDEVVRQLRTLARQDAAGLVLRAPVTVTAAITAAVGETGVALLSLARGASWTQLAAMLRSLLAEGDVGDAQPETLAGLPSGDLFAVANAIAALIDAPVTIEDRRSRVLAFSGRQDEADPSRVETILGRQVPERFARMLAERGVFRELYRSDQPVYVDRPAESPAGFMLPRVAVAVRAGDEILGSIWAAVSEPLTPDRAQALRDAARLVALHLLRVRAGADVERRLRADLLSTALEGGPAAREALSRLGLADQPVVVLALAVLDTGAAGAELAAGRQRLSDGLAMHLSAVHPRCAAALVGDTAYGLVPVTRDTDAEQRALRIATDFLDRVGDRVRAVVGIGPVARSAAELPEARGSADRAVRVLRSGSGAGRRVALLADVHVEALLLELQDLVAARGDRPTGAVARLLDYDAQHQAHLVETLRAWLDAFGDVIAASAAVHVHPNTFRYRLRRLAEVGGFDLADPEARFAAMLQLRVVAPPARDRKAGTRDRKADTRD
- the fusA gene encoding elongation factor G, translated to MRNRPLTTVRNLGILAHVDAGKTTVTERILHRTGATHKTGEVHDGTTVTDFDPQERDRGITIFAAAVSCTWNGHRLTLIDTPGHVDFTAEVERSLRVLDGAIAVFDAVAGVEPQSETVWRQADRHGVPRIAFVNKLDRAGADLDAAVASIRARLHPAPLVVQLPIGREDGFTGVVDLVRLPVDASAEARRRRRVLEEAVAELHPLALEEFCAAGTISAETLEKALRELTLSGDGLVVLCGAAYRDRGIEPLLDAVVAYLPSPADVPPVRPDRPADPAAPVAALVFKVVSAATGRLTYLRVYSGTLRKGDQVTDAGRTERIARVLRVQADRHSEVDSAAAGDIVAVAGPKAARVGATLCAPGDPVLLEPPVTADPVVSVAVEPRRAGDGERLTAALSRLAEEDPSLVVRVDPETGQTVLSGLGELHLEVAVEKLRRDRGLEVAVGRPSVAHRETVVSGVTGLVYRHVKQDGGAGQFAHVVLDVSPAPEGFEFASAVVGGRVPREYVRAVEAGCRDALAEGPLGGHPVTGLRVTLTDGATHPKDSSDLAFRTAGRLGLREALRSSVLRLLEPVAEVVVTVPPDAVGGVLGDLAARRGRVAGSAVRPGSAVVTATVPVAELFGYANRLRSRTQGRGTFTARPAGFAPVP
- a CDS encoding cysteine desulfurase-like protein; its protein translation is MTYDVQTIRAHFPALDGGAAHFDGPGGSQVPDVVAEAVAGTLCAAIANRGVVTAAERRASAVVAEARQAVADLLAADPAGVVFGRSMTQLTYDFSRTLAQKWGPGDEVVVTRLDHDANIRPWVQAAAAAGATVRWADFDPATGELAPIGGLLSERTRLVAVTAASNLLGTRPDIPAIAAEVHDAGALLYVDGVHLTPHAAVDVTALGADFYACSPYKFLGPHLGVVAAAPALLETLHPDKLLPSANAVPERFELGTLPYELLAGTTAAIDFLAGLVPGTGPRRSRLVASMAGLESHEDALLARLDAGLAALPGVTRYGAPGRHRTPTVLFSVEGIASQAVYEHLGAQGVNAPAGSFYAIECSRRLGLGDTGAVRAGIAPYTTDDDVDRLLAGVESLPRG